The Candidatus Synechococcus calcipolaris G9 nucleotide sequence GGCGGCGGTTGAACTGGCGGAGTTACGTTTACCGGATTTACACCGCTGTCGCATTGCCATTGTTGGGGCCGGCAAAATGTCTCGCCTGGTGGTGCAGCACCTCTTTGCCCGCGGCATTCAAGAGATTACAATTATTAATCGCTCCCTGGAACGGGCCCAGGAATTAGCCCAGCAGTTTGGGGAGGTTCGTTTTCACCTCCATACCATGCCCGATATGCTCTCCCAGGTCGCCCAGATGGATCTGGTCTTTACGGGAACAGCGGCAACCCATCCCCTTTTAGATCGGGATAACTTGGCCCCAGTGATCACGGGCGATCGCCCCCTAGCCATTATTGATATTGCCGTTCCCCGCAATGTCCATGGGAATGTGACGGAACTAGGGGCGGTGAGATTATTTAATGTGGATGATTTAGAGGCCGTCGTCGCCCAAAACCAGGAAGCACGCCGCCAATTGGCCATGGAAGCCGAAGCCCTTTTAGAAGAAGAATTAGGGACATTTTGCGCCTGGTGGCATGCCCTGGAAACCGTACCCACCATTCGTTGTTTGCGGGAAAAAATTGAATCCATTCGCACCCAAGAACTGGAAAAAGCCCTCTCTCGTCTAGGCACTGAATTTGGGGATAAGCATCAGGGGGTGATTGAGGCCATGACCCGAACGATTATCAATAAAATTCTCCATGAACCCACAGTCCAACTTCAGGCCCAACAGGATTTAGAAAGTCGTCAACGGGCCATGGCCACGCTGCAACAGTTGTTTAACCTCGAACCCATTGAAAGTTAAGCCCCATTATCCTGAATCCCCCGCTTATCCTAAATCCAATGTCTAACCCTCAAGATGCCTGATACCCAAGCTCCGGCGATGATTACCGCCGAAGGAGTGCAAAAGTGGTTTGGCCAGTTCCATGCCCTGCGGGGAGTGAGTCTCACCGTTGCCCAGGGTGAGGTCGTCGTCATTATGGGGCCCTCCGGTTCCGGTAAATCCACATTTATTCGTACCCTCAATGCCTTGGAAGACTTTCAACAGGGACAGATCACGATTGATTCTATTCCCTTGAATGATAATGTCCGCCATATTGATCAGGTACGGCGGGAAGTGGGGATGGTGTTTCAGCAGTTTAATTTATTTCCCCATTTAACCGTGCTGCAAAATATTACCCTGGCTCCTCGGTGGGTGCGGGGTTGGCCCCAGTCCAAACGGGATGAAATTGCCCTGCAATTACTCGAACGGGTCGGCATCCTTGAGCAGGCCCAAAAATATCCTGGTCAACTATCGGGGGGGCAACAACAACGGGTGGCGATCGCCCGGGCCCTGGCCATGCAGCCCAAGATTTTGTTGTTTGATGAACCCACCTCCGCCTTGGATCCAGAAATGGTGCGGGAAGTGTTAGACGTGATGCGATCCCTGGCTAACAGTGGCATTACCATGGTGGTCGTCACCCATGAAGTCGGCTTTGCCAAAGAAGTCGCCGATCGAATTGTTTTTATGGATCAGGGCCAGATTGTGGAAATTGCCAGCCCCGAAGAGTTTTTCCAGAATCCCCAGGAAGATCGCACTCGTCAGTTTCTTGCCCAGATTTTAAGTTAGCGAGTCTTAAATTTTTTAATTACTGGGCAAGAATAAGTAGCTGTCGGCGTAAATAATCCAAGGCCGTCAAAATACTCAGGTGGCGGATCCACGATCGCCCCCGTTGGGAATTAAAGCGACATTCATAGGTCTGCACGGAATCCTTGGGCGTGGCCAAACCAATATAGACCAGGCCCACTGGTTTTTCTAGGGTTGCGCCACCGGGGCCGGCAATACCCGTAATACTTAAGCCCCAATCCGTTGCCAAATGATTTTTTACCCCCTGGGCCATCTGGGTCGCCACGATCTCACTGACGGCCCCTGACTGCTCCAAATCCCCAGAGTTCACATTCAAGAGGCGGACTTTTACACTGTTGGCATAGGAAATCACCCCACCCATAAAATAATGGGAGCTACCGGGTAAACGGGTGAGCATTTCCCCTAGACCACCGCCGGTACAGGACTCCGCCACACTTAGGGTTTCCCCAGCGGCCAACAGCAACTCTCCCACCCGACTGGCCAAGGTATCCTCATCCGCCCCATAGCAGTCCAGTCCAGTGAGTTGCCGCAGTTGGGTTTCCACGGGATGAATGAGTTGCAGGGCCTCTGCCTCAGTTTTCGCCCGGGCTGTGATCCGCAGTCGTGCTTCCCCATTGCCCGCATAGGGGGCCACGGTTGGATTTTTTAAGGCTAATTGCTCTGACACCTTTTCAGCTAAGACCGATTCGGGAATACCCCAAAAACGCAACACCCGACTGTGGATGGTTTCTTGCCCCCATCCCTGTTGCCGCAGGTAGGGGATTGCCGTCTCCTGCCACATCTGCTTAATTTCTGCGGGAACCCCCGGAAATGTCATCAGGGTGAGGCCGGTGCGGGGTTGCCAAATCATTCCTGGGGCACTACCGGCAGGATTGGGTAAAATGTCTGCGCCGACGGGTAAAAGAGCTTGCTTGCGATTACTGGGACTAAAGCCACCGCGATGGGCATACTTTTGTTCTAGGTCGGCAATGATTTCTGGGCGTTCTGCTAGGGGAGCCTGGAAAAAATCCGCCAGGGCTTCGGTGGTCAAATCATCGGGCGTGGGCCCCAATCCGCCGGTGAAAATCAATAATCGGGAGCGATCGCAGGCGATGGCCACCGCTTTTTTGATGCGGGTGGGATTATCGCCCACCACCGTTTGATAGTAATGGGGAATACCGAGGCTGGCCAACTGCTGGGCTAGGTACTGGGCATTGCCATTGAGGATTTCCCCCAGAAGTAATTCCGTACCAATACAAATAATTTCTGCGCTTACGCTCATTCTTACTCACCTGGGGGCTGAACCCGTTTCCACACATACCAACAGGCAAAACAGAGTAACCCTGTTGCCCCCAAAAAATAACCCATGCCCCCTGGTAGTCCGGCCATGCCCATGGCAAAGCTGCCCACCCACAGGGTCAGGGTATAGATAAATAACACCGTAGATCGCTGGGATAGACCGGCCTGTAGGAGCCGATGGTGCAAATGACGCTTATCGGCGGTAAAAGGGGAGAGACCCTGGCGCAATCGATTCAGGATTACCGTAGAGGTATCAATAATGGGTACGGCTAAAATCATGAGGGGCGCAAGAATGGCCATGGTGGTATAGCCCTTCACCAACCCAACCACGCCAATGCCTGCCAAGGTAAACCCCATAAAATAGGCTCCCCCATCCCCCATGAAAATTCGCGCCGGATTAAAGTTATAGCGCAAAAATCCTAAGGCTCCCCCCGCCAAGGCCGCCGCCAACAGGGCCGCCTCCGGTTCGTCTAAAAACAAACAGACAAAAAACATGGAGATGGCCGCAATCCCAGAGACCCCCGCCGCCAAGCCATCCACCCCATCAATGAAATTAATGGCATTGGCCATGCCCACCAACCAAATTGAGGTGATGGGTAAACTGAGGGAGCCGAGATCAAACCCCCCCAGGAAGGGAATCGTCACAATGCGAATTTTGACCCCCACCCCCCAGACAATGGCAGCGACGGCGAATTGGGCAATCAGTCGCCCCAGGGCGGGTAAGGTAAACAGATCATCCGCCAAGCCAATCAGGAAAAAAGCCACTCCGCCTAAGGTGACACCCCAAATTTCATATTCCGAGTTTTGGGGCATCCCCGCAAACCCGCCCGCATTCCAAACTAAGAGCAAGGCGACAATATTGCCGGCAAAAATAGACACCCCCCCCAATCGCACCATGGGACGATTATGGATCTTGCGGGCATTGGGCTGATCAACGCAGCCGGTTTTCAGGCCTAACTCGTTGATTAGGGGGGTGAGCAGCAACACCACCGCACAGGCGGCAAGAAAGGCAATCAGATGGAAGTGCATCTAGGTGAGGTTAAGAATAATTAACCGAGGAATACCTATCAGGCTAACACTGGTTGGGAAATTTGGAGATGGGGATAGAGGGGAAATTTTTGGCAGAGTTGGGCAACTCGCTGGCGGCAGGTTTGGGCCACGGTTTCATCCTCTGGTTTCTGCAGGCGATCGCCAATAATATGGCCAATTTCCTGGAACTCGGCGGCCATCATGCCACGGGTTGTCATGGCCGGCGTACCCAAGCGCAGACCACTGGTGACAAAGGGAGAGGCTGGATCAAAGGGAATGGTGTTTTTGTTGGTCGTAATATTGATCTCGCCCATGAGTTGATCCGCCTGTTTGCCCGTCAAGCCCACCGATCGCAGGTCAATGAGTAGCAAATGATTATCACTGCCCCCTGATACGAGGCGCAGATCCCGATCCTGCAATGTCTGGGCTAGGGCTTGGCAGTTTTCGAGCACCTGGGCCGAATAGGCCGTAAATTCTGGTTTGAGGGCCTCACCAAAGGCCACCGCTTTAGCGGCAATGACGTGCTCTAGGGGCCCTCCCTGGGTTCCCGGAAACACGGCTTTATCCAGTTTTTTGCCCAGATCGGGATCACGGGTGAGAATGAGTCCCCCCCGCGGCCCCCGTAGGGTTTTATGGGTGGTTGTTGTCACCACATCACAGATGGGTACTGGGTTGGGATGATGCCCCGTGGCCACTAAGCCAGCAATATGGGCCATATCCGCCAACAGGTAGGCTCCCACTTCATCGGCGATCGCCCGAAACTGGTCAAAGTCAATGGTGCGAGGATAGGCGGAATAGCCACAAATGATTAATTTGGGTCGATGCTGCTGGGCCAGGGTGCGAATTTGGTCAAAATCTAGCCGCTCCGTCTCCGGGTCTACGCCATAGTGAACCACCTTAAACCACTTCCCTGAAACATTGACGGGGGATCCGTGGGTCAGGTGGCCGCCGTGGGAGAGATCCATCCCCAAAATGGTATCCCCTGGCTCTAGCAAGGCTAAAAATACGGCAAAATTCGCCTGGGCACCGGAGTGGGGTTGAACATTGGCATGGGCTGCCCCAAAAAGTTCCTTTGCCCGATCAATGGCCAGTTGCTCCACCTGATCAATGAACTCGCAGCCGCCATAGTAGCGTTTCCCTGGCAAACCTTCGGCGTACTTATTCGTAAGAACCGTACCCTGGGCCGCCATCACCGCCGCCGAGGTAAAATTTTCACTGGCAATGAGTTCTAGGTGTTGCTGCTGACGCTCCACTTCCCGCTGAACCATGGCAGCGACAAGGGGGTCGGTTTGAGAGAGCCAATCAAGGTGCATAGTGATCAGGTATTGGGTAAACAAGTTGCGCTGGTGTCGAACTATACCAGACTTCTCCCATCATACATGGGTCGTTGATTGAGAATGGTTGGGTTAAAATCTATCCGAAGGATTTAAACTGGTGATCAGAAACACACCCCAACGGTGATCCAACGTACAGCGGATTGCCAATCCTGTTCGCTATAATTGCCTATAGGCATCAGTACTGTTGAATTTATCTCGATTCAATATCTCTAACTGTTCCTCTGTTAGTTAAGGAAAAAGGATTATTTGCTATGGCTGGAATGCTCTCTCTGTTGATCAAGCGGCTGACAGTGGGCCTGTTTTTAGGGGCTGCCGCGGGTGTATTACCCATGCTCTTTGCTCAAGAAGCCAAAGCCCAAACAGCAAGAGCCGATCTTCCGATAAGTGCTACAGCGAAAAATAACTGTCTTGTAACAACTAAAACAGCGATCGCTTTTGGAAATTATGATCCAATTGTCGCCAACGCCACAACTGCTGCTAAAGCTAATGGCCAAATTACTGTCAAATGCTTACCCAATGCTCAAGTTGAAATTGCTCTAGGTGCAGGAGCGAACGGTGACGGAACAACTTGCTTGTCACGAGAAATGAATGGGCCAGATGATGACGCAAAGTTACCCTACAAACTCTATACCGATGCTGCTTTCACGACTGAATGGGGTTGCGGTGTAAACGCCATTGATCATACTCCTACCAACGCTAGACCAGTTCCTTTCACAGTTTATGGCGAAATTCCTGCGGGTAATGATCCGCTAATCGAAGCTGTTTTAGATACTCTGACTCCTGGGGCCTATAACGATACGGTTGTTGTAACCGTGACATTCTAGACTTAGTTCCGACATTGATCTCACCTTTAGTTCTTAGAACTCTAACAAAGCCAGGGATGCTTATACTGTGGGCATTCCTGGTTCTTGCTGGTCAATCAGTCTTTGCCCAGTCCCAAGAATTTTATTTAAGTGCGATTCAGGTTTTCCTCTCGCCCCGTCAGCGAACCACACTATTGACGATCAACAATACGGGAAGTGGTGCCATTGATTTTGAAATTAGTGCCGAGAAGTGGCAACAAACTGAGAATGGCATTGATCAACTATCCCCAGCGGATGGTGAGATCGTTGTTTTCCCCCTCATTTTGAATGTTCCACCCGGAGAAAGTCGTAATATCCGCATTGGTACGCGCCAACCTCCTAGTACGGTTGAGGGAACCTATCGATTGCTGGTCGCCGAGTTACCTGCCGCCGACATCCCGGAAACCCAAGCTACCGGGCCGCAACTGCGAATTATTAAACGCATGAGTTTACCCGTCTTTATTGAACCCCTTAATCCCATTGCCACGGCTGAGATTGTTAATACAAACATTCAAAATGGACAGCTAGGCTTCACGATCCGGAATACTGGCAATGTTCATATTCAGACCCTCAGTATTGCTTTGACCGGGCAAACGGCCGATGGGGAAATGTATTTTGAAAGGAACCTAGACTCAGTTTATGTCCTGGCAGAACGGGAGCGATCGTTTTCCCAGGTAGACCTCCCCCAAGCAGGCTGTGCCCAAGTCAGGCAAGTCACAATTCGTCTTGGCAGCCGCCGCCATCCCCTTTCGACCCAACTTCCCACACCCAATGGTATTTGTCGCTAGTCTTGAGAGTCAACCATCAACTAGAGTCCTCAATAAATGCGTCGCGACTCAATCTTTTATAAACTCTTTCAACAATTCCCAAACCTTCTTTTTCAACTCCTAGACCCACACCCTGAACACACAGCGGAGTATCAATTTGCTTCCGTTGAAATCAAAGAAACCA carries:
- a CDS encoding glutamyl-tRNA reductase produces the protein MNIAVIGLSHKTAPVDVREKLSVPEEVRERALNHLCGYPHIQEATILSTCNRLEIYIVTSDTDSGVREISQFMSEWGQVPLRQLRPYLFILLHQDAVMHLMRVAGGLDSLVIGEGQILSQVKRCHQLGQQYKAIGPILNRLFKGSISAGKRVRTETSIGTGAVSISSAAVELAELRLPDLHRCRIAIVGAGKMSRLVVQHLFARGIQEITIINRSLERAQELAQQFGEVRFHLHTMPDMLSQVAQMDLVFTGTAATHPLLDRDNLAPVITGDRPLAIIDIAVPRNVHGNVTELGAVRLFNVDDLEAVVAQNQEARRQLAMEAEALLEEELGTFCAWWHALETVPTIRCLREKIESIRTQELEKALSRLGTEFGDKHQGVIEAMTRTIINKILHEPTVQLQAQQDLESRQRAMATLQQLFNLEPIES
- a CDS encoding amino acid ABC transporter ATP-binding protein — protein: MPDTQAPAMITAEGVQKWFGQFHALRGVSLTVAQGEVVVIMGPSGSGKSTFIRTLNALEDFQQGQITIDSIPLNDNVRHIDQVRREVGMVFQQFNLFPHLTVLQNITLAPRWVRGWPQSKRDEIALQLLERVGILEQAQKYPGQLSGGQQQRVAIARALAMQPKILLFDEPTSALDPEMVREVLDVMRSLANSGITMVVVTHEVGFAKEVADRIVFMDQGQIVEIASPEEFFQNPQEDRTRQFLAQILS
- a CDS encoding competence/damage-inducible protein A, translated to MSVSAEIICIGTELLLGEILNGNAQYLAQQLASLGIPHYYQTVVGDNPTRIKKAVAIACDRSRLLIFTGGLGPTPDDLTTEALADFFQAPLAERPEIIADLEQKYAHRGGFSPSNRKQALLPVGADILPNPAGSAPGMIWQPRTGLTLMTFPGVPAEIKQMWQETAIPYLRQQGWGQETIHSRVLRFWGIPESVLAEKVSEQLALKNPTVAPYAGNGEARLRITARAKTEAEALQLIHPVETQLRQLTGLDCYGADEDTLASRVGELLLAAGETLSVAESCTGGGLGEMLTRLPGSSHYFMGGVISYANSVKVRLLNVNSGDLEQSGAVSEIVATQMAQGVKNHLATDWGLSITGIAGPGGATLEKPVGLVYIGLATPKDSVQTYECRFNSQRGRSWIRHLSILTALDYLRRQLLILAQ
- a CDS encoding glycosyltransferase family 4 protein yields the protein MHFHLIAFLAACAVVLLLTPLINELGLKTGCVDQPNARKIHNRPMVRLGGVSIFAGNIVALLLVWNAGGFAGMPQNSEYEIWGVTLGGVAFFLIGLADDLFTLPALGRLIAQFAVAAIVWGVGVKIRIVTIPFLGGFDLGSLSLPITSIWLVGMANAINFIDGVDGLAAGVSGIAAISMFFVCLFLDEPEAALLAAALAGGALGFLRYNFNPARIFMGDGGAYFMGFTLAGIGVVGLVKGYTTMAILAPLMILAVPIIDTSTVILNRLRQGLSPFTADKRHLHHRLLQAGLSQRSTVLFIYTLTLWVGSFAMGMAGLPGGMGYFLGATGLLCFACWYVWKRVQPPGE
- the glyA gene encoding serine hydroxymethyltransferase encodes the protein MHLDWLSQTDPLVAAMVQREVERQQQHLELIASENFTSAAVMAAQGTVLTNKYAEGLPGKRYYGGCEFIDQVEQLAIDRAKELFGAAHANVQPHSGAQANFAVFLALLEPGDTILGMDLSHGGHLTHGSPVNVSGKWFKVVHYGVDPETERLDFDQIRTLAQQHRPKLIICGYSAYPRTIDFDQFRAIADEVGAYLLADMAHIAGLVATGHHPNPVPICDVVTTTTHKTLRGPRGGLILTRDPDLGKKLDKAVFPGTQGGPLEHVIAAKAVAFGEALKPEFTAYSAQVLENCQALAQTLQDRDLRLVSGGSDNHLLLIDLRSVGLTGKQADQLMGEINITTNKNTIPFDPASPFVTSGLRLGTPAMTTRGMMAAEFQEIGHIIGDRLQKPEDETVAQTCRQRVAQLCQKFPLYPHLQISQPVLA
- a CDS encoding Csu type fimbrial protein, with translation MAGMLSLLIKRLTVGLFLGAAAGVLPMLFAQEAKAQTARADLPISATAKNNCLVTTKTAIAFGNYDPIVANATTAAKANGQITVKCLPNAQVEIALGAGANGDGTTCLSREMNGPDDDAKLPYKLYTDAAFTTEWGCGVNAIDHTPTNARPVPFTVYGEIPAGNDPLIEAVLDTLTPGAYNDTVVVTVTF
- a CDS encoding fimbrial biogenesis chaperone; the encoded protein is MLILWAFLVLAGQSVFAQSQEFYLSAIQVFLSPRQRTTLLTINNTGSGAIDFEISAEKWQQTENGIDQLSPADGEIVVFPLILNVPPGESRNIRIGTRQPPSTVEGTYRLLVAELPAADIPETQATGPQLRIIKRMSLPVFIEPLNPIATAEIVNTNIQNGQLGFTIRNTGNVHIQTLSIALTGQTADGEMYFERNLDSVYVLAERERSFSQVDLPQAGCAQVRQVTIRLGSRRHPLSTQLPTPNGICR